The sequence GGTTTTGCCCaaaacagaaccataccgccattCCAAACTGTATAATTGTCAATCAATTTTAATGATGGTGATCCTGACAGATGTGATATTTTGTAAgtgatttatatgtaaatgtttgtttcttcttcaggtgtgtttggtgtTGAAGAAATTACAGTGTCAGCAAATGaaggagattcagtcactctgcACAGTGGTGTTGAAACAAACCAACAAGACAGAATTAGATGGTATTATAATGACATTCGCATCGCTCAAATCACTGGAAATCTCTCTAAGACCTGTGCAGATAAACAGTGTGGTAAGAGATTCAGaaacagactgaagctggatcagcagactggatctctgaccatcacaaacataaTGACCTCAGATACCGGACTTTATAAACTGAAGATTTTaggcagcagcagcagtgaaAAGATCTTCAATGTTACTGTTCATGGTGAGTCACATAAAGAATGTTTAAAAGCATGTGTTTAAATCACAGTCCAGCAAATTACTTGTACTTGTTTCGGTCTGGCAGGAATGAGGTGATGCGAGAATCTAACTGCAGCAGTTTACAAATACACAACAAAGATCATCCAAATGTTTCAGAGGTCCAAACAAGGCTGAACTACCAAACATGCAACAGTTAAATAGCAGAACACAAGcaacagagaaaaacacttcAACATAAAAGTCTTTAAACACAAAATAGGCGAAATGAGACAGAAGTTGAGGAGCTCAGAAAAAGCAACTACCATAATTTATTTTGCAGTTACTTTTGTTTGTACTGAATTTCTCAAGATCCAGGAAATTaatatgtgcatttttcatCACAGCAATTTGTCATTGTTGAGTTTTCCCTAAAAAAGGATCTTTCAGTCAACTGGCGAAATGTGCTTCTGGTGTTTTTGCTACAGATCAAAAGAAGACAGTGCCAGTGAAGGAGAAAATCAGTCAATTTATATACTGGTGTAGTAAATCATGTAGATTTGATGACTTAGTATTTTAATGACATTGTCATCGCTGAAACCACTGGACATCCTAATAAGATCAGTCCAGATGTTCAGTGTAAAgaagattcagagacagactgaagctggaccaCTGGAtttctgaccatcacaaacaccaaaATCACAGACTCTGGACTTAAACTACAGATCAACTGCAGCAGTATTATTAGGGGCTTCAGCATTACTGTCTTTAGTGGGTCTAATTTAGTCATTCAATGGCTCAGCAGTAAAGTTATTTCTCTTTTCAGACCATTGCCTTTTTCTACTTGCTTCCTCAATATTTTCACTGGCTATTATTTCTAGcaaaatatttttctgttggATGTTGCTTAAATCGTAAAATTACTAATTCTTAATATTGATTTTCAAGTCATTCTCTCAGTTTTGAAGACCTCATGTAGGTAACCTTACTCTACTGACATTTAAATCGGCAGAATTTGCAATAACTGCGTGCAGAATACTTTAAAGCCCATTTTATAAATAGAATAGGCTCAAATGCATAATATCAGTGGATGTGAGATGCAGTTACGATGTAGAATTGGCCTAATCAAGAAAGTTAACgtaatttttcactttttttctgtattatgctTATAAAATCCAGTTATCTTTTTGGAGAGAAAACTCTACAGTTTCTGATGGTTTGTGTTTCAGATGTTCCTGCTGCTGAACGAGATGAAATGAAGAGAAAGTCAGTGGGAGAATCTGTTACTTTAGACACTACTTTAATTAAAACCCTAAATGATTCAATTATATGGTATTTTAATGAGATTCTAATTGCTGAAATCACTGGAGATCAGAGTAAGAtctgtacagatgttcagtgtgatgaaagattcagagacagactgaagctggatcatcagactggatctctgaccatcacaaacatcacgaACACAGACTCTGGAGAATATAAACTGAAGATCAGCAGTAGCAACAgcagtgttgacagaatatTCACTGTATTAACTGTCATTGGTGAGTATAACTTATTTATTAATTGAATTTCTCCTCCAGTTTTAGAATACGGCtcaatattattgttttcattgtCTCCTATTTGAAAAAAGAGCTTTATCTCAGTATTAAAATAGTATCTAAACAGTCTCTATCATCTTCACATGCATATCAAAGTTGTATATCAGCatcacaacaaacacaagctgTTAAGTCTtatgtttaaatgaaaaatgcataaaattttatattttttccaaTAAACACTGCAGTTTGGTGTTGATCTGACAGTGTTGTGATGCTGTTTTAACTGCTCCTCTTCATAAGCTCATCAGATTTATTAGTTAAAACATAAAACTGGCAACAAAAGGTGTAAATATCAATCAATTATATTGTTAAATACTGAATGGATTATCAGATGATGTTTAGTAATATTGACTGTCTCTCTTTAGCTGTTCCAGATTCAGGTTCATCTGTAGAAGGAATAtgtgtttctgtttttctgCTGATAACGGTTTCAGCCGCTGGTGTGTTTTGTTATTGAAAGAATCAAGCAAAAAGGAAAAGTGAGTATTGCAAAAAGCTGATTTAACAAGAATGAGATTTAATGTgtgaaacaagtctttattagatgtgaaaatacaaacttttattCTAATTTTAACCAAAGTAATGTGTGTTTAATCAAGATTTTTGTTGTTCAAATTTTTGTGACATACGGGAGGCAGAGCACTCAAGGTGAGATATTAAAACTGAATCTttctccagttttcagtgtcacatgatccttcagaaatcattctaatatgttgatttattatcaatgttggaaacagttgtgctgcttaatattgttttataacCTTTTTTGAGGATCCTTTGAAgaatataaagttaaaaaaagaacagcatttattccaAATAGAACTCTTTAGTTGCAatatacactattgttcaaaagatTGGAATCAGtaatttcttctttcttttttgacagaaattaatacttttatttagcaaggtaATGATAGTAAAGACTTGTCATGAACACCAGCTGGAGTGCCCTTTATAGCCACCAGAAGGCACTCCACCCAGGACTACAGAAtatatattgttagaaaagatttctattttgaataaatgatttCTCTTCTAAaaattcatcaatgaatcctgaaaaaactatcacaggttccaaaaaaagaaaagaaaaaggcagcacaactgtttccaacactgataataaatcggcatatcagaatgatttctgaaggatcatgtgacactaaagactgagcaatggctgatgaaaattcagcattacatcacaggaataaattatattttaaagtatattaaaataggaaaccattattttaaattgtaatatttcacaatattactgttctgtttttttttttctgttttttttctatacttttggtcaaataaatgcaggcttgatgagcataagtgACTTCTTTCAAGAACATAAAAAATTGTTTCCAAATTTTTTACTGGTACCCTATGTATATTACTTGCCAATATAATAGTTCAAGCattttagttatattttaatCATTGAGCATTGTGACATTGTGTTAAATATTAGGAAAAGAAACTGCACCATACATTCTGCAagtgtccaaaaaaaaaaaaacgcttgtctttaattgttttgtatttgtgtaacTAGTCTGTTCATTTCTTTTACCTTCTGTGAATCTTATTTCATcttatttaatcttattttattttaaaaaaaaatgatataacaaaacaatatattgttttatttatttttttttattttttttattttttttgaaacaaTGAAAGTAACTTGAATGTTCTTTGTAATGTTGGAGCCATTTGTAGGTTCCAGGTCATGGTTCTTTTCTTCTTTGTGTGTCAATTCACTATAACatttacatttcagaaaataaactcatgcagtataaacacacatatggtaaaatatattatgtaggCTAAcatatttcttatattttataattatttacattttaaatgtttcatattttcaagttAGTTAACAAAAGCACACCTGCATGTACTAAATTTTCTACCAAGACTATCACTGTGCTATAGCGTGCACAGtcgttactttttaaataaagttattatagtCTTAACAAGGTGCACAGCCAATCATAAACCTAACCACAAAAACTCACGGATAccagaaaaccttttaaattccaaaataatagACCATTAAACGCTAACAGATCTCCTCCTATATCAATATtgagcaaaacacatgaaataactcttaattttaacatttactctcctttaacagtcagaagcaaagcatgctgggaactaaaaGTCTGTTGTAATCACTGATTGTAACTCTTTCcatgaatgtgtgtatatatgcgtgtacaatacattcacatttatatgggGAGATGTATGTGCAATATATGTAAAATTCTTATATAaacttcatttataaatattttgtatcaaaatatagccatacatggtcaatgcatatattgcagtatattgaaaaatatcccatatgtggaaatgtattatataatacattgcatggtattttgcagtatattccCATGTATTTTTGTTCTGTAAGGGTATAGCAGGGGTGGTAAactcagtcctgcagagttcagctccaaccctgataaaaacttTCTAGTAACCCTTCAgacattgattagcttgttcaggtgtgtttgattagagttggagtaaaactctgcaggactgtggctctccaggaccaACGTTCGCCACCCATGATTTCCAGCACACCCTCTCCAAGTAGAGTGCTAGTATCAGAGATGAATTTTCTGCTTTGGACACTAGAGAGCGATGATGTGCTTGTGTTACATTTTTCCTAAATATCCAGCAAAGTTATTGTGTGTGATACTTTAAATCAATGTACTCAATATccaattatatttaataaaagtaaaaaataaaaaaaaagtaaatgaaaGACAAAGGAGCCCATTTCCACataaactaaaaatgtaacattttctgTATGCTCTGCTGGTAAACtactaaattaaaacaaaatttcaGACATCAcaattaaaggtgatagagaggattttttcgtcgactgagaatccaaagactgttagtgagtttttgaaatgagcgcatgcataagaacaacccccctccttcacagctcatttcaaaggaacgcctcccaaaactcgtgcacgagtattggaacacgagtgtttaccaccggcattcgctgtgtcgtgttttttggattcattatgtcggactcaccgcaggtaactcataatctgcagttgttactcctgtctcctgacaaaaacagcGTATGCGGCGCCTGtcgagtgtggaaagttactggagctcacagccgcgctcgtctctcacaaggaacgtcatggcagtgattgacaagccagagggccatcatcgcgtaaacgattggctgatgtttttaaggccctacctcgtgcacagatgatgtatattaatattattactttcagtgcacctaataaatagtcttttatcagttagtaaagacagtttcaagtaatattgcaaaaatatataaaacaaaacatcctctttagcacctttaagagtaaaaacaaatacagaCATCCTGGCTGTGAATAAAACCAAATGGTGTGAGGCAGGGACCTGTATGAATTCTATCATCACTTCCCACTAGATACAATGTTTGATCATTGTTTTTTGGGGACATTTTCATACACAGGCTCCGTCTTTGATTTCTGAAAGGAAAAGTAAACTAAATCAGGAAAGTGCTGCTTAGACAGAACTACTTAGGCTAGCTATCTCTCTGAATAGCTTTGTTATTCTCTTAATAACAAGACCTTATTAATGTAATCTTTATCTACAAATACTGACAAATGTGCTTTGCTTTGAAAAACTACTGTAAAGGACAAATgctaacatgctaacaacaGCTAGAGGAAGTGACATTAATCATgactttttaaacaattaaatcaTCAAACAATATGTTATGTTCTGAAGATTCGTTTCGACAACCTCTGTGCTGAGAATGATTGTCTTTCAGACAAAAGCAACAGCAAAGACACTTTTGCAGCACGTCTATAAAGCAACTAATGGATGCTAATATTTGAGCTCAGAATAATGATGAACCGCAGTAATAATGATGACGGTGGAGTTGATAAACCACCCAGTCTGTAGCTGTAAACCTCAATCACACTAACTAACCGCAACAACTTTTTACCTTTCGTCGTGTTGTTGGTTTATACAATGCTGGATCAGTTCTGTCTTCCTCCTGGGTTTCGACTGGATTAACAAGATGTGTGAAAATGACAAAGTTTtcaatatttgtgttttattaatatttgtacaCATTAATTGCTTGCTTTTCTGACctgtttttatacatttcttGTAGATCCAGAACATCCCAACCACAGCTACAATCAACAGAGGTCCAGCAGTAGCAGCAGAGATCAGCTCTATGTACAATAAAGATAGACCTTGATCTGTAATGGAAATGAAATGAGTCGTTAGTGTGAGTGAATCTGTCCATCTGATCtacaacaaacactaacaaacaTCAGCACTGTATATAACTGAGAGTAAATCAATATTAATATCACCGTACCTGCACGTGTGTGACAGAGttgagtgatgtccagatgttgagtctggttgctgatgggattgttcagcacacagctgtaggtgtttttatcctgatattccacctccagaggtagagagagactgatgctgagatcagacacactgatgctggacaataaactgtttcctttgtaccaggagagagtcacatgacacacattcacagctgaacacaccaatgaacaatttgatgatgatgatgatgatgatgatgaagaacattgtgaagagttactgataatgacaggaacaggcagatgAGCTGAAAAACGAAAGAATAAAGAGAAATATGGATAAATGAAAATTGGCACTGTGTTACTCATTCACCCAGAAACTTTAAAATT is a genomic window of Megalobrama amblycephala isolate DHTTF-2021 linkage group LG3, ASM1881202v1, whole genome shotgun sequence containing:
- the LOC125264057 gene encoding uncharacterized protein LOC125264057 — translated: MDTKFGSASVFGVEEITVSANEGDSVTLHSGVETNQQDRIRWYYNDIRIAQITGNLSKTCADKQCGKRFRNRLKLDQQTGSLTITNIMTSDTGLYKLKILGSSSSEKIFNVTVHDVPAAERDEMKRKSVGESVTLDTTLIKTLNDSIIWYFNEILIAEITGDQSKICTDVQCDERFRDRLKLDHQTGSLTITNITNTDSGEYKLKISSSNSSVDRIFTVLTVIAVPDSGSSVEGICVSVFLLITVSAAGVFCY
- the LOC125264058 gene encoding SLAM family member 9-like, translated to MEGDSVTLDTDITEIHEDDDILWKFGAEKHVIAEISKDSGIFSTYNGTDGRFRDRLKLDNQTGSLTITNITTEHNGVYKLVISGVKLTSKTFNVSVYAHLPVPVIISNSSQCSSSSSSSSSSNCSLVCSAVNVCHVTLSWYKGNSLLSSISVSDLSISLSLPLEVEYQDKNTYSCVLNNPISNQTQHLDITQLCHTRAGTIKVYLYCT